Proteins encoded by one window of Natronomonas salsuginis:
- the rplX gene encoding 50S ribosomal protein L24 encodes MTRQPRKQRNRQERAPLHEKQKQVRASLSPDLRDEYGQRSVRVNAGDTVEVQRGDFSGESGEVVHVDLRSATIHVEDVTLETADGEEVPRPLEASNVQVTELDLDDDVREARLEAEEDTE; translated from the coding sequence ATGACACGACAACCACGCAAACAGCGCAATCGACAGGAACGCGCCCCGCTGCACGAAAAGCAAAAGCAGGTTCGTGCATCGCTGTCGCCGGATCTTCGCGATGAGTACGGCCAGCGTAGCGTCCGCGTCAACGCGGGCGATACGGTCGAGGTTCAACGCGGCGATTTCTCCGGCGAGTCCGGTGAGGTCGTCCACGTGGATCTCCGCTCGGCGACGATCCACGTCGAGGACGTGACACTCGAGACGGCGGACGGCGAAGAGGTTCCCCGTCCGCTCGAGGCGAGCAACGTTCAGGTGACCGAACTCGACCTCGACGACGACGTTCGCGAGGCGCGACTCGAAGCCGAGGAGGATACCGAATGA
- a CDS encoding 50S ribosomal protein L14, producing the protein MEALNADVTQGLEKGSLVTCADNTGARELRVISTSGYSGTKNRHPKAGLGDKVTVSVTKGTPEMRRQVLEAVIIRQRKPIRRPDGTRVKFEDNAAVIVDENEDPRGTELKGPIAREVAERFGSIASTATMIV; encoded by the coding sequence ATGGAGGCACTCAATGCCGACGTGACGCAAGGACTGGAGAAGGGCTCGCTCGTCACATGCGCCGACAACACCGGCGCACGCGAACTGCGCGTCATCTCCACCTCCGGGTACTCCGGCACCAAGAACCGCCATCCGAAGGCGGGACTCGGTGACAAGGTGACCGTCTCGGTCACGAAGGGGACCCCGGAGATGCGACGGCAGGTGCTCGAAGCGGTCATCATCCGCCAGCGCAAGCCGATCCGACGACCCGACGGCACTCGCGTCAAATTCGAAGACAACGCGGCCGTCATCGTCGACGAGAACGAAGACCCCCGAGGAACCGAACTCAAGGGCCCGATCGCCCGCGAGGTCGCAGAACGCTTCGGAAGCATCGCCTCGACGGCGACGATGATCGTATAG